A section of the Bacteroidales bacterium genome encodes:
- a CDS encoding pyridoxine 5'-phosphate synthase has product MTRLSVNINKIATIRNARGGNNPDVIKVAVDCEGFGAQGITVHPRPDERHIRYDDVIQLKEVVETEFNIEGYPNKRFIDLVLKVKPEQVTLVPDSPDVLTSNAGWDTIKHKGFLTDIISEFKKSGIRTSIFTETDLNIIETAKLTGTDRIELYTEPYAANFLKNKESAILPFSEAAKKAKEIGLEINAGHDLDLDNLKYFNKNIIDLKEVSIGHALISDALYFGLQNTIQMYLRQLQI; this is encoded by the coding sequence ATGACACGATTAAGTGTAAATATCAATAAAATCGCAACAATCAGAAATGCCAGAGGAGGCAATAATCCTGATGTTATTAAGGTTGCCGTTGATTGTGAAGGCTTCGGAGCACAAGGAATTACGGTACACCCGAGACCTGACGAAAGACATATTCGTTATGATGATGTTATTCAATTAAAAGAAGTTGTTGAAACAGAATTTAATATTGAAGGCTACCCGAATAAACGATTTATTGACTTAGTATTGAAAGTTAAACCGGAACAAGTTACATTAGTCCCAGACTCTCCGGATGTTTTAACTTCAAATGCAGGTTGGGATACAATTAAACATAAAGGTTTTTTAACTGATATTATTTCAGAATTTAAAAAATCAGGAATCAGAACATCTATTTTTACGGAAACAGACTTAAATATTATTGAAACAGCAAAACTAACGGGTACAGACAGAATTGAGTTATATACAGAACCTTATGCTGCAAATTTTCTTAAAAATAAAGAATCGGCAATTTTACCTTTTTCCGAAGCAGCAAAAAAAGCAAAAGAAATAGGATTGGAAATTAATGCAGGACATGATTTAGATTTAGATAATTTAAAATACTTTAATAAAAATATTATTGACTTAAAAGAAGTTTCAATCGGGCATGCTTTGATTTCAGATGCCTTATATTTCGGACTTCAAAACACAATACAAATGTACTTACGGCAGTTACAAATTTGA
- a CDS encoding CBS domain-containing protein, which yields MQARELISDIFPAININEIGKRALVRMDFFKISHIPLIDDKKNYHGLISENEIYDFDLLQKSFSVCKKVLARPFVLDNQHIYDVLNMFSKLNISVVPVLNNQQKYIGAICLYDVIKYMGKLSAAENPGVVFILELSVHDYSLSQISQIIEGNDAKVLSLYTETKKDSTKLEVTVKINTNDFSAIRQTFERYNYTIKAAYTEGDKINELLEERYEEFMNYLNI from the coding sequence ATGCAAGCAAGAGAATTAATATCAGATATTTTTCCGGCAATCAATATTAACGAAATTGGTAAACGTGCGTTGGTGCGTATGGATTTTTTTAAGATTTCGCATATACCGTTAATTGATGATAAAAAAAATTATCACGGTTTAATTTCAGAAAATGAAATATATGATTTTGATTTGCTTCAAAAATCTTTTTCAGTATGTAAGAAAGTCTTAGCAAGACCATTTGTTCTCGATAATCAGCATATTTATGATGTTCTGAATATGTTTTCAAAACTTAACATATCAGTTGTTCCGGTTTTGAATAATCAACAAAAATATATAGGAGCAATTTGTTTGTATGACGTAATTAAATATATGGGGAAATTATCGGCAGCTGAAAATCCGGGTGTTGTTTTTATTTTGGAATTAAGTGTGCATGATTATTCTCTTTCACAAATTTCACAAATTATTGAGGGGAATGATGCAAAGGTTTTAAGCCTTTATACCGAAACAAAAAAAGATTCGACAAAACTGGAAGTTACCGTTAAAATAAATACAAACGACTTTTCGGCAATTCGCCAAACATTTGAACGTTACAATTATACGATAAAAGCTGCATACACCGAAGGAGATAAAATTAACGAACTTCTTGAAGAACGTTATGAAGAGTTTATGAATTATTTGAATATTTAA
- a CDS encoding glycosyltransferase family 39 protein → MQNIKPFYINLLIILSASIMFIPFLGNVHLFDWDEINFAESAREMIVSGDYLNVQIDFKLFWEKPPLFIWMQVVSMKIFGINEFAARFPNAVAGILTLTILYNIGRKYFDNKLGLIWVIAYAGSVLPHLYFKSGIIDPWFNLFIFLGIYFFIEYLSDKEIKRKNIILSALFIGLGTLTKGPVALLLFLLTGFVFLLISKFKMRIRFSDILIYILTFTFVGGFWFILQLLNGNYSILYDFAVYQIELFQTDVAGHKGFFGYHFIILFFGVFPASIFALKTFGSAKSDNNTDKQQEFKRWMIILFWVVLILFSIVKTKIIHYSSMAYFPLTFLAAYAIYKTDIEKLKQSKPISGILIFLASFFAFVIFALQYTGQHNKEIIESGIVKDKFTAANLQAVTSWTGFEFLIGVFLILGVISAIIFFRKNYLRKVVTIFIISMLFTNLTLLIIVPKVEKISQNSAIEFYQSHEGEDAYFITYGMKSYAHHFYTKKKQPAETDILSSGQLLKGEINKPVYVTCRINKADEFAEKYPHFEKLYEKNGFVFWLRKD, encoded by the coding sequence ATGCAAAATATAAAGCCGTTTTATATAAACCTCTTGATAATACTTTCGGCATCAATTATGTTCATTCCTTTTTTAGGAAATGTACATTTGTTTGATTGGGATGAAATTAATTTTGCTGAATCTGCAAGAGAAATGATTGTTTCAGGCGATTATTTAAACGTTCAAATTGATTTTAAGCTTTTCTGGGAAAAACCGCCTTTATTTATTTGGATGCAAGTTGTATCGATGAAAATTTTCGGTATTAATGAATTTGCCGCAAGATTTCCGAATGCTGTTGCAGGAATTCTTACCTTAACTATACTTTACAACATAGGAAGAAAATATTTTGATAATAAATTAGGATTGATTTGGGTAATTGCTTATGCCGGCTCTGTTCTTCCTCATTTATATTTTAAATCAGGTATCATAGATCCGTGGTTTAATCTTTTTATCTTTTTAGGAATTTATTTTTTTATCGAATACCTGTCAGACAAAGAAATTAAAAGAAAAAACATTATTCTTTCTGCTTTATTCATCGGTTTGGGAACTTTAACAAAAGGACCTGTTGCTCTTTTGTTGTTTTTGTTAACAGGATTTGTCTTTTTGTTAATAAGTAAGTTTAAAATGCGAATCAGATTTTCCGATATTCTGATTTATATTCTTACATTTACTTTTGTAGGCGGATTTTGGTTCATACTTCAACTTTTAAACGGTAACTATTCAATTCTTTACGACTTTGCAGTTTATCAAATAGAATTATTTCAAACAGATGTTGCCGGGCATAAAGGTTTTTTCGGATACCATTTTATTATTTTGTTTTTTGGTGTTTTTCCTGCTTCAATTTTTGCATTAAAAACTTTCGGAAGTGCTAAATCAGACAATAATACCGACAAACAACAAGAATTTAAAAGATGGATGATTATTCTGTTCTGGGTTGTTTTGATATTATTCAGTATTGTAAAAACAAAAATTATACATTATTCGTCAATGGCATATTTCCCTTTAACATTTTTAGCTGCTTATGCAATTTATAAAACTGATATAGAAAAACTTAAACAATCAAAACCCATTAGCGGAATATTAATATTTTTAGCTTCTTTCTTTGCTTTTGTTATTTTTGCTTTGCAATACACAGGTCAACACAATAAAGAAATTATTGAATCAGGAATTGTTAAAGACAAATTTACTGCCGCTAACCTGCAAGCTGTTACTTCTTGGACAGGTTTTGAATTCTTAATAGGAGTTTTTTTAATATTAGGCGTAATTTCAGCAATCATTTTTTTTAGAAAAAACTATTTAAGAAAAGTAGTTACTATCTTTATAATCAGCATGTTATTTACAAATCTCACTCTACTTATTATTGTTCCGAAAGTTGAAAAAATTTCACAAAATTCAGCAATAGAATTTTATCAAAGTCATGAAGGTGAAGATGCTTATTTCATAACATACGGAATGAAATCTTATGCACATCATTTTTATACAAAGAAAAAACAGCCCGCAGAAACTGACATCCTAAGTTCCGGACAATTATTAAAAGGAGAAATAAATAAACCTGTATATGTAACATGCAGAATTAACAAAGCTGATGAATTTGCTGAAAAATATCCGCATTTTGAGAAGTTGTATGAGAAAAACGGATTTGTGTTTTGGCTAAGAAAAGATTAA
- the yjjX gene encoding inosine/xanthosine triphosphatase: MNKKVIIASKSPVKFKAVKTGFKKVFPETEFVFESISVPSEVSDQPLSNNETYKGAMNRCNNAIKKINNAYFWIGIEGGIQKFNDETEAFAWVYIKSKYKTGKARTATFFLPEKITKLIEQGIELGEADDIVFGLKDSKKQNGAVGILTKNVTDRSKYYSEAVILALIPFINTELY; the protein is encoded by the coding sequence TTGAACAAGAAAGTTATTATAGCATCAAAAAGTCCGGTAAAATTTAAAGCCGTTAAAACCGGATTTAAAAAAGTGTTTCCGGAAACCGAGTTTGTTTTTGAAAGTATTTCTGTTCCTTCCGAAGTTTCAGACCAACCATTAAGTAATAATGAAACATATAAAGGAGCAATGAACAGATGTAATAATGCAATTAAAAAGATAAATAATGCATATTTTTGGATAGGAATTGAAGGCGGAATTCAAAAATTTAATGATGAAACAGAAGCATTTGCTTGGGTTTATATAAAATCAAAATATAAAACAGGCAAAGCCAGAACTGCAACATTTTTTTTGCCTGAAAAAATAACAAAACTAATAGAGCAAGGAATTGAGCTCGGTGAAGCTGATGATATAGTTTTCGGTTTAAAAGATTCAAAAAAACAAAACGGAGCAGTCGGAATTTTAACAAAAAATGTAACCGACCGTTCAAAATATTATTCAGAAGCCGTAATTTTGGCTTTAATACCTTTTATAAACACAGAATTATACTAA
- a CDS encoding NAD(P)H-dependent oxidoreductase produces MNLEKLLNQRYSVKKFDETKRLTDEQVKNILKLTNLSASSYGMQPFKMVIVKEKEVKQKLVASSYGQTNIADSSYLIVFAARTDIDENFVGNYIGHIAKQRNVSIESLSSFRKMLVNYINNKDEKALFTWASQQIYIALGTFLIACASENIDACPIGGFIPSEYDKILKLEKHNLKPVVVSVMGYRHKDDSYQFKAKVRKPLNEMILKL; encoded by the coding sequence ATGAATTTAGAAAAATTATTAAATCAAAGATACTCTGTAAAAAAGTTCGATGAAACTAAACGGTTAACAGATGAACAAGTAAAAAACATATTGAAATTAACTAATCTTTCTGCATCATCATACGGAATGCAGCCTTTTAAAATGGTGATTGTCAAAGAAAAAGAAGTGAAACAGAAATTAGTTGCCTCGTCCTACGGACAAACAAATATTGCAGATTCTTCATATTTAATTGTTTTTGCGGCAAGAACTGATATTGATGAAAACTTTGTCGGTAATTATATCGGACATATTGCAAAGCAAAGAAATGTAAGTATAGAATCTCTTTCTTCTTTCAGAAAAATGCTTGTAAATTATATAAATAATAAAGATGAGAAAGCATTATTTACATGGGCAAGTCAACAAATATATATAGCTTTGGGAACTTTTTTAATTGCATGTGCATCAGAAAATATTGATGCTTGCCCGATAGGCGGTTTTATTCCGTCGGAATATGATAAAATTCTCAAATTAGAAAAACATAATTTAAAACCGGTTGTTGTTAGTGTTATGGGATACAGGCATAAAGATGATTCATATCAATTTAAAGCGAAAGTAAGAAAACCGTTAAATGAAATGATTTTGAAACTTTAA
- a CDS encoding sulfite exporter TauE/SafE family protein, whose product MDWNLTALVGIGFAAGFINTLAGGGSLLALPFLMFLGLPANIANGTLRIAILLQNIVGVSSFKQQKVFNLKEGIWYSIPAAGGAIIGAIFAVKIENQIMEYIIGGLLVFMFFFIILKPDAWLKSKSTDISKKPTILQIIILFFVGLYGGFIQAGVGFFLLAALVLGVGLNLVKANAVKVFIVLIYTVFALGIFMFDGTVNYKYGFILAIGNMTGAFIASRFAVSWGSKFVRYILLIVLLGTSLEIFGVYDYLFALQS is encoded by the coding sequence ATGGATTGGAACCTTACAGCACTTGTAGGAATAGGATTTGCTGCCGGTTTTATTAACACACTTGCCGGCGGCGGTTCTTTGCTTGCATTACCTTTTCTTATGTTTTTGGGCCTGCCGGCAAATATTGCTAACGGAACATTGCGTATTGCTATCTTGCTCCAAAATATCGTTGGTGTTTCAAGTTTTAAACAACAAAAAGTTTTTAATTTGAAAGAAGGCATTTGGTATTCAATACCTGCAGCGGGCGGAGCAATAATAGGAGCAATATTTGCCGTAAAAATTGAAAATCAGATAATGGAATACATAATAGGCGGTTTACTCGTGTTTATGTTTTTCTTCATTATTTTAAAACCTGATGCTTGGTTGAAATCTAAATCAACTGACATCAGCAAAAAACCCACGATTTTACAAATTATTATATTATTCTTTGTAGGCTTATACGGCGGTTTTATTCAAGCCGGAGTAGGCTTTTTTTTACTGGCGGCACTTGTTTTAGGCGTAGGACTTAACTTGGTTAAAGCAAATGCCGTTAAGGTTTTTATTGTTCTTATATATACTGTTTTTGCATTAGGTATTTTTATGTTCGACGGAACGGTCAATTATAAATACGGCTTTATTTTAGCAATAGGAAACATGACCGGTGCTTTTATTGCTTCTCGCTTTGCTGTAAGTTGGGGGTCTAAATTTGTTCGCTATATTTTATTAATTGTTTTATTAGGAACATCATTAGAAATTTTCGGTGTTTATGATTATTTATTTGCTTTACAATCTTGA
- a CDS encoding RluA family pseudouridine synthase — protein sequence MTHKFKHTVPSDYSEKKRITDYAIGLFPNLLTKNAVKKAIKRKQLFIDGRNCETGTFLNPGQIIELKFHEISKNKVFKLKLEVLFEDEYLAIVFKPAGIPVSGNAFKTLENALLFNLKQSKQKDALLCPLPVHRLDNQTSGLVIIAKTSGSRIKLGQQFEKKEVKKIYHAVVIGKTPRKGKINFPIAQKDACTEFELIKTELSLRNGFLSLIKLMPQTGRTHQLRIHCEAAGFPILGDKLYFGNKKVFKGKGLFLSATELAFNHPVTKKQLRFAVSYPKKFDYILNRENMRFNDFSSSKVS from the coding sequence TTGACACACAAATTTAAACATACAGTTCCTTCAGATTATTCAGAAAAAAAAAGAATTACTGATTATGCAATCGGATTATTTCCTAATTTATTAACAAAAAATGCTGTTAAAAAGGCAATAAAACGAAAACAATTATTCATTGACGGAAGAAATTGTGAAACAGGGACATTTTTAAATCCGGGACAAATCATTGAACTTAAATTTCATGAGATTTCTAAAAATAAGGTATTTAAATTAAAACTTGAAGTTCTTTTTGAAGACGAATACTTAGCAATAGTTTTTAAACCCGCAGGAATACCCGTAAGCGGTAATGCTTTTAAAACTTTAGAGAATGCTTTACTTTTTAACTTAAAACAGTCGAAACAAAAAGATGCACTTCTTTGTCCTTTGCCTGTACATCGGCTTGATAATCAAACATCAGGATTGGTTATTATTGCTAAAACAAGTGGTTCTCGCATTAAACTAGGACAACAGTTTGAGAAAAAGGAAGTTAAAAAGATTTATCATGCAGTTGTTATCGGAAAAACTCCCCGAAAAGGAAAAATAAATTTCCCGATTGCACAAAAAGATGCCTGCACAGAATTTGAATTAATTAAAACAGAACTTTCTTTAAGAAACGGTTTTTTATCACTAATTAAATTAATGCCGCAAACGGGTCGTACGCATCAATTAAGAATTCATTGCGAAGCAGCCGGTTTTCCCATTCTCGGAGACAAGTTATATTTCGGTAACAAAAAAGTTTTTAAAGGGAAAGGACTTTTTTTATCGGCAACAGAACTTGCTTTTAATCATCCTGTTACAAAAAAACAGTTAAGATTTGCTGTTTCGTACCCTAAAAAATTTGATTATATTCTGAACAGAGAGAATATGAGATTTAATGATTTTTCAAGTTCAAAAGTTTCTTAA
- the mutS gene encoding DNA mismatch repair protein MutS, with the protein MAKKVVETPLMKQYNQIKSKHPDAVLLFRVGDFYETFSDDAIKASEILGITLTKRANGAASYVELAGFPYHALDTYLPKLVRAGQRVAICEQLEDPKKTKNIVKRGVTELVTPGVAIGDHILEHKENNFLASVHIEKQIAGISFLDLSTGEFYLAQGNHQYIDKLLSSFAPKEVLYERSKYELFRELFGTKYYTYKLEDWAFTESTSKERLLKQFDTKSLKGFGVERMDFGITAAGAILQYLDLTEHRNIKHITRISRIEEDKYVWLDKFTIRNLELFNSFGEDAKSLLDVIDKTVSPPGSRLMKRWLALPLKNLTAINERLDLVDFFISQEDTKEKLTKLIKQTGDLERMNSKIASQRISPRDVAQLKNALFAVEEIKEICQNSNNKHLKKISDSLNPCENIRDRIEREINEEPPTAIQKGNVIKNGVSEELDEYRKIAYSGKDYLENMKQELALKTGISSLKIGVNNVFGYYFEVRNRFKDMVPEEWTRKQTLVSSERYINQELKEYEEKILGAEDKIHALEGKLFEDLVISLADYIPVIQTTAQSVAKLDVLTAFANVSLENNYVKPNVNDSDELNIIQGRHPVIEVQLPVDEPYIPNDVFLDTDKQQIIIVTGPNMAGKSALLRQTALIVLMAQIGCFVPAESADIGYVDKVFTRVGASDNISSGESTFMVEMNEASSILNNLSERSLILFDELGRGTSTYDGISIAWSIVEYIHEHPKTRAKTLFATHYHELNEMEKSFERIKNFNVSVKEVNQKIIFLRKLVKGGSEHSFGIHVAKLAGMPRSIVSRANKILEELEQSHRKEELIEKVDDLAGNREGYQMSFFQLDDPVLVQVRDEIKNIDINNLTPMEALNKLNEIKKLLNLKNH; encoded by the coding sequence ATGGCAAAAAAAGTTGTAGAAACACCTTTAATGAAACAATACAATCAAATTAAATCCAAACATCCGGATGCTGTATTATTGTTTCGTGTAGGTGATTTTTATGAAACTTTTTCTGATGATGCAATAAAAGCTTCCGAAATTTTGGGAATTACATTAACAAAACGTGCAAACGGTGCAGCAAGCTATGTTGAACTTGCAGGATTCCCTTACCATGCCCTTGACACATATCTTCCTAAATTAGTTCGTGCAGGGCAAAGGGTTGCAATTTGTGAACAACTTGAAGATCCTAAGAAAACAAAAAACATTGTTAAAAGAGGTGTTACAGAATTGGTTACACCGGGTGTTGCAATCGGGGATCATATTCTGGAACATAAGGAGAATAATTTTCTTGCATCGGTTCATATAGAAAAACAAATTGCAGGTATTTCTTTTTTAGATTTATCAACCGGTGAGTTTTATTTGGCACAAGGAAATCATCAATATATTGATAAATTATTATCAAGCTTTGCTCCCAAAGAAGTTCTTTACGAAAGAAGCAAATACGAATTATTCAGAGAACTTTTCGGAACAAAATATTATACTTATAAGCTTGAAGATTGGGCATTTACTGAAAGCACGTCAAAAGAACGCTTGCTTAAACAGTTTGATACAAAGAGCCTTAAAGGATTTGGTGTTGAAAGAATGGATTTCGGCATTACTGCAGCCGGAGCAATTCTTCAATATCTCGATTTAACCGAACACAGAAATATTAAGCACATAACAAGAATCTCTCGAATTGAGGAAGATAAATATGTTTGGTTAGATAAATTCACCATAAGAAATCTTGAATTATTTAATTCATTCGGTGAAGATGCAAAATCACTCTTGGATGTGATTGATAAAACAGTTTCGCCGCCCGGTTCAAGATTAATGAAACGATGGCTGGCTCTACCTTTAAAAAACTTAACGGCTATAAACGAACGTTTGGATTTAGTTGATTTTTTTATAAGCCAAGAAGATACTAAAGAAAAACTAACAAAACTGATAAAGCAAACCGGAGATTTAGAACGTATGAACTCTAAAATTGCTTCTCAAAGAATAAGCCCGAGAGATGTTGCTCAGTTAAAAAATGCTTTATTCGCCGTTGAAGAGATTAAAGAGATTTGCCAAAATTCAAACAATAAACATTTAAAAAAAATATCTGACAGCCTGAATCCTTGTGAAAATATAAGAGACCGAATTGAAAGAGAAATTAACGAAGAGCCGCCCACGGCAATTCAAAAAGGAAATGTGATTAAAAACGGGGTTTCTGAGGAATTAGACGAATACCGGAAAATTGCATATTCCGGAAAGGATTATCTTGAAAATATGAAACAAGAATTAGCTCTTAAAACAGGAATATCATCTTTAAAAATCGGGGTTAATAATGTTTTCGGTTACTATTTTGAAGTCAGAAACAGGTTTAAAGATATGGTTCCGGAAGAGTGGACAAGGAAACAAACTCTTGTGAGTTCTGAACGATACATTAATCAAGAATTAAAAGAATACGAAGAAAAAATACTCGGTGCTGAAGATAAAATTCATGCTCTTGAAGGCAAATTATTTGAAGATTTAGTAATCAGTTTGGCTGATTATATTCCTGTTATACAGACTACTGCACAATCTGTCGCAAAATTAGATGTATTAACTGCTTTTGCTAATGTTTCTTTGGAAAATAATTATGTGAAACCTAATGTAAATGATTCCGATGAACTGAACATTATTCAAGGACGGCATCCGGTTATTGAAGTGCAATTGCCTGTTGATGAGCCTTATATTCCGAACGATGTTTTTCTGGATACAGATAAACAGCAAATTATCATTGTAACCGGTCCGAATATGGCAGGTAAATCTGCTTTGTTACGACAAACGGCTTTAATTGTTCTCATGGCTCAAATCGGTTGTTTTGTTCCTGCTGAAAGTGCTGATATCGGTTATGTTGATAAAGTTTTTACGCGTGTCGGTGCATCGGATAATATTTCTTCCGGCGAATCAACTTTTATGGTCGAGATGAACGAAGCTTCCAGTATCTTGAATAATCTTTCTGAAAGAAGTTTAATTCTTTTTGATGAATTGGGCAGAGGAACCAGCACTTACGACGGTATTTCTATTGCGTGGTCTATTGTTGAATATATTCATGAGCATCCGAAAACAAGAGCGAAGACTTTATTTGCGACGCATTATCATGAATTAAATGAAATGGAGAAGTCTTTTGAACGAATTAAAAACTTTAATGTCTCAGTAAAAGAAGTGAATCAAAAGATTATCTTTTTACGTAAATTAGTGAAAGGCGGCAGCGAGCACAGCTTTGGTATTCATGTAGCTAAACTTGCCGGAATGCCGAGAAGTATTGTAAGCAGAGCAAACAAAATACTGGAAGAACTTGAACAATCTCACCGAAAAGAAGAGTTAATTGAGAAGGTTGATGATTTAGCCGGAAATCGTGAAGGTTATCAAATGAGTTTCTTTCAATTAGATGACCCCGTTTTAGTCCAAGTTCGAGATGAAATAAAAAATATCGACATCAACAACCTGACTCCTATGGAAGCTTTGAACAAACTTAACGAAATTAAGAAACTTTTGAACTTGAAAAATCATTAA
- a CDS encoding saccharopine dehydrogenase NADP-binding domain-containing protein gives MNKIFLIGAGLSASTLINYLLDNSEEHNWKLRVGDFSLETAKKKIKGHKNAEAIKFDIYDEMQRDEEIKNADIVISMLPARMHHMVAEYCIKHKKDMVTASYVSKELKAMKEDVEKSGILILNEIGVDPGIDHMSAMQVIDRIKEQGGRITAFRSYTGGLVSPKYDNNPWNYKFTWNPRNVVVAGQGSAAQIIVNGKYKYIPYHRLFQRISRTEVLDYGEFEIYPNRDSLAYRKEYGLEDIKTMIRGTMRRPGFSRAWNVFVQLGATDDTYTLENSENMTYREFTNTFLKFVPDLSVEEKICKVFNIDEDSSIMYRLRWLGIFKDTKIGLKNASPAQILQKILVEKWVFGEQDKDMIVMQHKFQYELNGKTKEITSSLVVEGEDNTNTAMSATVGLPVGIATKMILTGKIKTKGIQIPVIKSIYEPVLEELRNFKIKFEEEDREIINSI, from the coding sequence ATGAATAAAATATTTCTTATAGGAGCCGGCTTATCTGCATCAACATTAATTAATTATTTATTAGATAACTCGGAAGAACATAATTGGAAGTTGCGTGTAGGCGATTTTTCTCTTGAAACTGCAAAGAAAAAAATTAAAGGACATAAAAATGCGGAAGCCATAAAGTTTGACATTTATGATGAAATGCAAAGAGATGAAGAAATAAAAAATGCCGATATTGTAATTTCTATGCTTCCGGCAAGAATGCATCATATGGTTGCCGAATATTGCATTAAGCATAAAAAAGATATGGTAACTGCTTCTTATGTATCTAAGGAATTAAAAGCAATGAAAGAAGATGTTGAAAAAAGCGGCATTTTAATTCTTAACGAAATAGGTGTTGACCCCGGGATTGACCATATGTCTGCCATGCAAGTAATTGACAGAATAAAAGAACAAGGCGGAAGAATTACTGCATTCCGCTCATACACAGGAGGTTTGGTTTCTCCTAAATATGACAATAACCCATGGAATTATAAGTTCACTTGGAATCCGAGGAATGTTGTTGTTGCAGGGCAAGGCAGTGCCGCTCAAATAATTGTAAACGGAAAATATAAATATATTCCCTATCACAGACTTTTTCAACGTATCAGCAGGACAGAGGTTTTGGATTACGGTGAATTTGAAATATATCCTAACAGAGATTCCTTGGCTTACAGAAAAGAATACGGTTTAGAAGATATTAAAACAATGATTAGGGGAACAATGCGAAGGCCCGGTTTTTCAAGAGCTTGGAATGTTTTTGTTCAACTCGGAGCAACTGACGATACTTATACTTTGGAGAACTCTGAGAATATGACATACAGAGAGTTTACAAATACCTTCTTGAAATTTGTTCCTGATTTAAGTGTTGAAGAAAAAATTTGTAAAGTTTTTAATATTGATGAAGACTCTTCAATAATGTATAGATTAAGATGGTTAGGAATTTTTAAAGACACAAAAATAGGATTAAAGAATGCAAGTCCGGCACAAATTCTTCAAAAAATATTAGTTGAAAAATGGGTATTTGGGGAACAAGATAAAGACATGATTGTAATGCAACATAAATTTCAATATGAACTGAACGGAAAGACAAAAGAAATTACATCATCATTAGTTGTTGAAGGAGAGGATAATACAAACACGGCAATGTCTGCAACCGTAGGTTTACCGGTAGGAATTGCTACAAAAATGATACTTACCGGAAAAATAAAAACAAAAGGTATTCAAATTCCGGTTATTAAATCTATTTATGAGCCTGTTTTGGAAGAACTTAGAAATTTTAAAATTAAATTTGAAGAAGAAGACAGGGAAATAATAAACTCTATTTAA